In Takifugu rubripes chromosome 22, fTakRub1.2, whole genome shotgun sequence, the genomic window ATCTACAGAAAATCTCTTACAACATAAAATTTGTAATCATtcactgctgctcacctgtTTCCCTTCCAttgctcctcctcagaccccTGAGATCAAAAACATCCTCCCTCAGCCTGGTGGATCACAGCTCTGTCGCTCATAGTAACAATCTCAGAGAAAATCGCACTGCTAGCATCTGTCAGCAATTtctcaaattaaaaaaacaacaaatgaccAATAAATCATTGCTGCTATTTGtgcaataattaaatatttgcatCAGCACTATGCTACTATGATTCTCTCGCAATTTGTCCTGGTTTGAGCTGTTTCAGACATACCAGCCTCTTTAGTTGACATCCACACCTCTGGTCTGATTGCTGCCTCTCTCTTTTTTGAACGTGTTTAAATTGTGTCCCTATTAACCATTTTTGTTCTCTTAAGTTGCACTCACTGGCAATTTTCCAGCTCCGTCCTTATCCTTTTCTTCCTGTGTGGCAGGGTGTCATGCTCTCAGTCGGCTCATAATAATCCTCTTCATTGCTGCCCTGTGTTTTCCTTGACATCTGCATATTTATTTGGACAGTTTCAGTGCCTGCAGACTGTCTTTTAACTTCCTCTGCTAACTCCTAAAAGCTGACTACATTTTTCTTCAGGTATgtgtctctccttcctctctttgcCTTTCTTCTTACTTGACTTAAGACCATTGGCAGTCTTGATTTTATTCTTCTCCTGACACTGGGTGAGCGTCTTCAAGAATGTGATCGAGGCACTTGTCAGCATGTGAACATTTATCCACATGTGTCTGCACACTGGAAAAAGGCCTTTAGATACCCTTCTTGGTCCAAGCCTGATAAAGAACTCTGGTGTGCAGAGTCAAGTATCTGCAAACAAACTGGGAGCAGTCAAAAAGTCTGAGAGATTACTGTCCAAGACTACAACACAGATGCATCTTCTGTGCATTCTGCAGGCTCCCACAATAGAAATCTGTTGccaatgaaattaaaatgttgatgtGACGGAGCATCAGTCCTTTGCAATGCATCAGCCCAAAAACATGGTAAACGTTTTAAATTAATAAGAGTAGATAACAGCCTTCTTAAAGTTTCTGCTTATAATATGTGACTCTGACTACACAGTAATGGATGTATATTTTTCTTTAACATGATCACGACAATCTGGATTATCCGGTAATTTTAGAATCAAGTGATTGAGTTTGAACTACGCCTATTTTATACTATAATGCCCCTATGTGCAGACGCCGAACTACTTCATGCgggtttctcttcttctttagtTCACAATTTGGCAAATATCGGCGAAATACCGCCCCCAactggaaagaaaaaataaacgtgccgcttcttcttcgtctagttatttaaataatttattttacataCCGCCACCTGTCGGTGGAAAGTATATTTATTGCGGAATCGTTGATTTGTGCAAGGTACACGTGTGTCAGTTGTTCATGTGGTAGTGTCCACGACTACACAAGATATCTTATGGAAAACAATTTAGATATAACGTGAACTAAAATGCGGCAAAAATAAACGACGATATCGGTTTCGGAATCGTATTGTTTTGGTAAAATCTAGCTGACTAAcagtcagccaatcagaatgcaGTAGGCGGGGAAAAGGCGTCACACTGTTAAGCGATGGCAGCTAATGTAACTAGCTTAGCTTTGTTTTTAAGTAAAAGAATGGTTTAGTGGGTTTGTGTGTCGAGTTCGTGTGAACCGCAAAGCAACATTGAAAAACCATATGAAACGAATCCAGGATGTGCTCTGTCCTCGGATGTTATTCAAACCGCGTTCCGCGGTTCAAGCTACCGGAAGACCCAGACATGAGATTGGAGTGGGTTCAGTTCCTCGCTGTGGTCAATAAACAGTGTTTTAAAGAATCTACCTGGAGAGACATTTCAATCTGTTGCGACCACTTTGAAAGGGACTGCTTTGAAAACCCAAACCATTCGCCACCAACGTTAAAGCCAGGTGCAGTTCCATCACTGTGTTTGCATTCCGAAGAATCTGAGCCAAGTGATAAGGAAAACCATGAGGTGATTTAAAATAGCAACAAAAGATATATATTGTGATGTTTAAGAGGCACCTTGCAAGTGATTATACGTGCATGCAAAATCTGCTTTTTGTTTTAACAGTCTCCCAACGTGAAATCAGGGTAGATACGTTAATGATAATCGAAGATGAGCTTATTGATTAGCTATTATATTCTTCGTCTAGATCTATGCtatgctgcttttgttttgtagCTGCatagacttttttatttttttatttttacctgcTTTGTGTAGTTGTCTGTGGAAACCAAAGGTGGATTTCAGCAGCCTGGTTCCTGCAATTCACATTCAGAAGGTAAAGGAATGATCTTGTTGAGCAGTTGGACTGAAGAAAAGCTTTTTATATTCTATGAACTTGATTTGCAGGCGCCTGTGGAATCCCTGTCCCAAGCGATGGGCCAACTACAACTTTAGCAGTTTCACCTGCACATCAGAAATACATGCATTTTGATTTGATCACAAAGAAGTAAGTCttgcattaaaaaataaattcattcGATTGATTTCTGTCCCTACATTTTGACATCAAGATGGGGGTTTTATTATTCCGTTGCAACTGTTTTTAGGGCTGCGCTTGTGAAGACAAAAGGGAAGTTTGTTGTTAATGAGAAATGCCTCCTGCAGTTGTTTCGCTCCAAGTGCCCTTTATGTGGCTCTAACCTAAAAATAGAGAGGTCCACCAAAGGGACGCTCGTCACCGTGACCCGGCAGTGTCTCCAATGTGAGTACAGGAAGAAGTGGGAAAGTCAAGCCAGTCTCAAAAGGCCACCAACGGAGGATCAGTACCTGACTGTAGGCATAAGTCCACAGCTCCAACAGGTGTGCTTGTTTCCTTCAGCAACTTCTTataacacatttctttttacaaGACACTAAAGATACAGTATCATTTAGAAAGTGCACACTAGCCTTTGTGCCAATGCTAACTGCAATGtgacacctttttaaaaaaaaaaaaaacatttttaattaacattATTAATTAATGGTTCTTTATCACAGGCAGCAGCCAGTATAAACACCCACACTGTGGTACCTGAAATCCCACAGACTGTTGCTGTTACCGAAGAGAGGGATCATACAGACGACTCTGAGAGATTAAGTGAAAAGTTTGACATTTCAGATAAACACCTGTCGCTGGACGATGAGATTCTTGAGGCTGGAACGCTTCTTGAAAGTGAAGGAGATGAGAATGACAGTCCTCTCTCAGACCCTGCACGGCAACAGCTTTGCACAGACTGTGGAATGTTTTTCAGCCAGCAGCACCCTCACATGTGCTTGCACAAACTCAAACCGCATTCTTGCAATTTTTGCGGCAGGAGATTCGTTGATCTGATGTCTCTGAATTCTCACAGCAGGATGCACAACACAAACTATGAGCACCGccacattttaatcaaaacaaaGCCCGACCGACCCAGACTGAAACAGGCTCAAATCACTAAAGAGAAGTTACATCGTTGTCCCAACTGTTTTGAGACATTTGCCTCCAAAATTAAGTGCAGCATCCATGCGTACAGTCACAAAGGCATCccaaaattcaaatgcaataccTGCGGGATGCAATTCCCATTTAAACATAGTCTTAAAGTACACTCCATTGTGCACACAGGGGAGAAGCCTTTCGCATGTTCAGTGTGTCAACGTCGCTTCACCCTAGCATGTAACCTGAAAACCCACATGCGCCTGCACACAGGCGAGCGGCCTTATAAATGTCAGCATTGCGACCAGTGTTTCAACCAAAATATCAGCTTAAAGTTACACCTCCAACGTTACCACACAGGCAGCGCTGCACAGAGACAGGAGAAGAATAATGTCAAGACTGACACTCTTGTGAAAAAGAACACGAAAGCCAAAGACTCTGtgcagagggggaagagaggaagccCACAAACTGGTAGCTCCAAAGgaggacaaaagaaaaatgctgaTGACTAAAGGCaatgctgttgtttttaaatgcttttggTGATTGGGTTTatgtctgttgtctgttctgctgcctgtttgaGTTTTGCTTATCAGTCCGTAAGCCCTCACAAGCATACTCGGGTCCAGATATCATCAATGGATTCATGTTTTTTTCAGTCATGTTCACCCAGgtctaatgttttttttttttttagattaacTATGCCTTTAAGTGCCTTCCATGTCTTGATTTCCCACACTGGCTGCTAAGGACAATCTCTATGATTGTGTTCTGTTAAAAAATTAAAGCTTAGGAATATtggtgtttgtcttttttttttccataaagCATATGTACACTTTTCACAACACtatgttttcaacatttttagCTACATTTGGGGAAATTCTTACTTTTTCTGGCAGCACAAGGGTCTCATTGGCGGGACTACAGGGcactatattttttttttatgcttcaGGCATCATGAAAGTCATGTTTGTGATATTTCTTTTACAATGGTCGATGGCACTAGATGGCGCTGTTTACAACAGTTCGTTTTAAGTACCACAGTCATTTCAACAGTTTTAGGAATATTTTGATCAGAATTTAGGTGCTAAaactttcaaattaaaatatttttgtagTTCACAATGTACACGTGaaaacaaattaattttaaCTTCAATTAAAATTTTTAGAAGAACCTAGGTCTCCGTTTCAGGATGAAAATGTTTATTTGTAAGTTTTATGTAATTTATTTTGTGCATTAACTGTCCCTGAGATGAATAATTCAAAAGGAttgtttctctctttaaatGAGTGGTTGCCATCAATCATCACCAtctaaaactttttttaaagcctttgtGTGAGgaatgtgttgtgttttatataGCAACAGAGCTGTTCCTTTCATCAGGACTGCAGTCAATATGAAAACATTCCCATGTGActgagccaggaggaggaggggaaatagTTTTGCAAATGTgtctttaaaaaatgtaattttcttgGCTTCTTGAGAACAGTGGAATTTGACCCCTGACTCCAATTTACGCTGACCCCCCCATCATATCAATTCTgagaaagataaaataaaaaacaggacagagcAGTCGAAACATGTCGGCTGCCTTTCACATTCACGGAGGAATGTTGGCAGTTGCTCGCACTGTTGTCAGTCGGTGGGCAAGATAAGAGCTCTGTGTTCATAAATAAGATTGATGGCATTGCATACCACCAGTTCCTGTTCTGTGTTTTCCCATCAAGGCTTTACTCTGCAGAGCATCTGCTCTGGCTCAGCTCATATCCTCTCTGCCCAAGTCTAGGCACGCTTAGGTGTTTTAACATATTTCACACAGGCTACAAAaacccacacagcagcagatacAGTACGGCTCCACCTAGCTTTATAGATATGCCTGAATCACACATCCCACAATGCCTTTCTGTGATGGCAAATAAGACTAAAAATGAAACATCCCTGTTACATTGTAATCGACAGGTGTTTGGAAGGATGAAATCCATCAGGAACTTAATCACGTGTGCACATAGCATAATACAGACAGTATAAATGGCCAACAAGTGTATACTTTGTTCTCTGATGTGTTTGACAACTGAGTTACAAGATACAGTGGAAACGTGCCAACACATTTGTGCTCACAACGCTGTCTTTGTTAGACGTATTTTGTTGAAACTTTGCTAATAAAAACCCAAGAGCGCTCAGCATTCCACTTCCCCTTTTCCCTAATGGTTTTCAGCATGTCCACAACAATGTTCTAGGCCTCGTGTTTTATTAAGTGGCGCTAAAATGTGCACGATGAAAACCACTGTTTTTCCCATTTGTTCTTGAACTCAACAGCGCCGCCGCTGGTGAGATCTGGTCACTGGAGGGACAAAGGACACAGATTCAGAATAACATTGTATAATAACAGCAGAATTTTTTATTGTTATCTGTACCCTGGTGAACTATTTAGGTCATCCTCAGCCCGTTACCAGGGCACAAATGGAGTCAGTATGTATCAGATGACTTGGTTGTGTAAACATTAACAATTAATTCTACAACCATATTCTTTACAACAGCAATAACTTGATTTCCCTCAGAGGGAGTCAACTGTGACAAATGTGAGTGCACATGATGACACCATGGTGATGCCATTGTGTTCATTGTAAAGCCTCATTGTCAAACTGGGAGGCTTCCATGTCAATTATCCGTTGCTCtgtttgtgtacatgtgtgagagacagaaacagaactGCCCTGTAAAATGGTGTCACCTGCTCAGGCCCCACATTCTTCCATGTTCACTCCTGGGTGTGAGTACATTCGGAATGCGACGCATTAGCAGCGATACAGGCCTGCGCGTCGGAATTTCGAGTAGCAACACTGAGGCTAATCTGGGCGAAACCTGTCTTTGTCACTTATAGAATTACACATCTCTGTGAGAATGCCATCTATGTCAAGCACGCTGGTAATGGCGAAAAGGGAACAAGGGAGCGGGGCCACCCGAGAAAGTTGAACCCGGAGGAATGCGGCTCTCTGGCCGTTAATGAAGAGCACTCTTCTCCCGTGGCGAGACAGAAGCAACGGTGACAacgaagaggagaagaaagctcCACGGCAACGTCAAAAGGGTGTCATGTATATtagaatattttattgttttatgaaATGTTGGATACTGGTTGAAGTTCACAGAAATGTCCATTTGAAGTCAACACTGGGTTGATTGTGTACAGCTCGACATATCCGTGATTGTCAGCACATAACTTAGAACAAATACACATACATAAACTCTTTGGCATCCCGCTCAAAGCACTATTATATCTAAAATACCAATAAAACATCTGtataaaatacaataataatagcaataatattAATGAACCTGTTGTTAGTTCAAAGCTCACagtaaacaagaaaaaagaaaaaaaaacacagtgttGTTTTTAACGTTCATCCCACAGTGGCGACCAAACCGGCAGAATCGCCACCATCGGGAATCGCACTCACatactgtattcacacatgcaaacacattatTAAGAAATCTGGGGGGAATGGGGGGAACAAAGCGACACATGATGAATTCAACACCAtcccaaaacagaaaaatcaaacaCCAATTTTACATACAACTCCCACCGCCCCCCACGCCACCGAGGTGTTGTAGGACCGGCTACTCAGCTCAGGAGACGTGGACAGTGCGAGTACTTAAATCAGCAGTGTTTCATCTGGAAGTTTAAATTATTAAACAAAGGGATCATAGAAATGGGACGGGGGTGTTGGGTTACTCCAAATGACACATTCTGGAGCCGAAGAAGGGAAATGGCCACGCAAATAACCTTATTTATCAAGAAGCGCATGATGCTTAAGTTAACATTAGGGGAATGTTGAAACCAGATaagatatataaatatattgcaTACACCTTCTgagaacacttttttttttctcattgcAGTCCAAAATACTGTCCAAGTACCTCAGAAGATtcatcacaaccccccccccctcaagcTGGACAAACTGCCTGCAGCTGTCTGAGCTGTGAGAATATGCGAGTGGGAGCACAGCTCTGCCTCCAAAAATGcgaaaatgtcctttttttttcttccttattTGTTGGCCTCTCTCCATGACATTCCTCCATTCAATGTTTTGTTCAGTCTCTATTCAAAGATTCTCAGAATTGGGTTTTCTCACATCTCTTCAAATGAAAATTTCCACCGCCTCTGTCTCCAGGTCTTCAAGGCCCCTGAAGGGATTCAATTTCCTGGGCGCTGTCTTGTCTACaggggaagggggaaaaaaaagggtcaaCACTAAACACTTTATGACTAAAACAGTGGAAAATGTCCTCAATACGGTTCAGTGACTAAAGGTTAACAGCATTTTTCCACAGGCACACAGAACACTCTCCATGGACTCAACTGatctgcatttttctttccccGACTATGCACATTCCACCAGGCCCACACTATGAACCATGGCCTGCACAGATGTTATCCGATTGGCCAACTTAGGAGCAGTATGGTTAATCAATAAAACCCATGAATTTGTGTTGTAAAACGACTTGGCTGCATGAGACGTGCGTCTGTGTCGAATCACTCTTTGTACTGGTAgctaacaaacaaaacaaacaaacatctttGATGGGTTACTCACCACTACTGAGTTTTGTCGTGCTGGTAG contains:
- the LOC105418121 gene encoding myoneurin-like, with translation MCSVLGCYSNRVPRFKLPEDPDMRLEWVQFLAVVNKQCFKESTWRDISICCDHFERDCFENPNHSPPTLKPGAVPSLCLHSEESEPSDKENHELSVETKGGFQQPGSCNSHSEGACGIPVPSDGPTTTLAVSPAHQKYMHFDLITKKAALVKTKGKFVVNEKCLLQLFRSKCPLCGSNLKIERSTKGTLVTVTRQCLQCEYRKKWESQASLKRPPTEDQYLTVGISPQLQQAAASINTHTVVPEIPQTVAVTEERDHTDDSERLSEKFDISDKHLSLDDEILEAGTLLESEGDENDSPLSDPARQQLCTDCGMFFSQQHPHMCLHKLKPHSCNFCGRRFVDLMSLNSHSRMHNTNYEHRHILIKTKPDRPRLKQAQITKEKLHRCPNCFETFASKIKCSIHAYSHKGIPKFKCNTCGMQFPFKHSLKVHSIVHTGEKPFACSVCQRRFTLACNLKTHMRLHTGERPYKCQHCDQCFNQNISLKLHLQRYHTGSAAQRQEKNNVKTDTLVKKNTKAKDSVQRGKRGSPQTGSSKGGQKKNADD